Below is a window of bacterium DNA.
TCCCGGCACCACTCCCCCAGCAGGACGATCGGACACTCCTCCCGCCAGAAATCCCTCAGCGCGGTCGTCGCCAGAAAGCGCCCCCCCGGCGCGGACGATGGGCGCCCTTCTTGAAAATCGCTCACAGGCCGGGCCCCACAACCACCCGTTCGCGGTTGATGTTCAGTCCATCGAGCACATCGAGATACTTTTCGATGTCATCGAGCTCCATCAGGCAAATGAAGCAGTCTTTCTTCTCCGAGAGCGCCGACAACGGACGCACCGGGTAGCCGAAGAATCGGCTGCCTGCACCGTCCAGCGAGAACACCCCCAGGATCTCAATCTCCGCCTCCTGCATGCTCAGCAAGAACAACTCGGCCAACTCCCCCGTCCCCAACAGGTAGACACACTTTACCTGCTTATTCTGGAAATCATTG
It encodes the following:
- a CDS encoding winged helix-turn-helix transcriptional regulator — translated: MEEMSQAGGVATQRDLAKRLNFSLGLVNSFIRRIVRKGYFKVATIPGGRLRYLLTPNGIMEKSRLTMEYLNYSMSYYRRVRASLRQLANDFQNKQVKCVYLLGTGELAELFLLSMQEAEIEILGVFSLDGAGSRFFGYPVRPLSALSEKKDCFICLMELDDIEKYLDVLDGLNINRERVVVGPGL